In Lacerta agilis isolate rLacAgi1 chromosome 1, rLacAgi1.pri, whole genome shotgun sequence, the following proteins share a genomic window:
- the C1H15orf62 gene encoding uncharacterized protein C15orf62 homolog, mitochondrial has translation MDTWRRGSIRSSGFFKRLSFRRHKKLGNQVTIWNHNSQTIDTSGQQYNKRELPRDLTGKSDYLSCQSEQNLLSKPLPPPKPPRLYLDSASCPNIINHSDSPSTDISFPSTSRHFHKATQTQPDLFYRNQATNWWLSETTSCYRNPIRDPLDPFFSFTLDLGPSLLDDVLQTLRNQNLLSN, from the coding sequence ATGGACACTTGGCGGAGAGGATCCATCAGATCCTCTGGTTTCTTCAAGCGCCTCTCATTCAGGAGGCATAAAAAGCTGGGCAATCAAGTCACAATCTGGAATCATAACAGCCAAACAATAGACACCAGTGGACAACAGTACAACAAAAGGGAGCTCCCAAGAGATTTGACGGGAAAGTCGGACTATTTATCGTGTCAGAGCGAGCAAAACCTACTCAGCAAGCCACTGCCACCTCCCAAACCACCTCGGCTATATCTGGACAGTGCCAGCTGCCCCAATATAATAAACCACAGTGATTCTCCCTCTACAGACATTTCTTTCCCAAGCACTTCACGTCATTTCCACAAGGCCACTCAAACACAGCCAGACCTATTTTATAGGAACCAAGCCACAAACTGGTGGCTCTCTGAAACCACCTCCTGCTACAGAAATCCTATTCGTGATCCATTAgacccctttttttctttcacatTGGATTTGGGGCCCTCACTCCTTGATGATGTTTTGCAGACACTCAGAAACCAGAATTTACTGTCAAATTAG